One genomic region from Terasakiella sp. SH-1 encodes:
- a CDS encoding porin, translating into MKREIIFGTALAANGLLSGQVLAAEPIKVSFSGFMEQWVGYSDNETDNGAKNYSEVSTFSDVEMFLKGSTRLDNGLSVGITFEIERSGGTIDGVSDESYLTISSDQFGVLKVGSTMGVSYGLSNHHWDVGVLMDDGVHQFFAVNALGDEIDTTHNTSDGHKIIYLSPNLAGLQAGFSYGLIDESNLGTVDTQAEGNDLQYNAGVVYNATYEDLSVSVDLNYELIEDGGLTGGGTISALTEGTDQVKNEESWRAGFTISQKNWTISGAFLETDNKGTVTGKESTAWEAGVTYKMGPYGFSAGYFNRQTEDSGLSGALEDTTDLYLLSASYKLGPGVTLAGSLTNIVTDDASDRSPNQTDEGSNWALITGIKAHF; encoded by the coding sequence ATGAAGAGGGAAATAATTTTTGGAACAGCTTTGGCTGCTAATGGACTGCTTTCAGGGCAGGTCTTGGCTGCTGAACCAATTAAGGTGTCATTTTCTGGCTTTATGGAACAATGGGTCGGTTATTCTGATAATGAAACTGACAATGGAGCTAAAAATTATTCAGAAGTCAGTACATTTTCTGATGTTGAAATGTTTCTGAAAGGCTCAACCCGTCTGGATAATGGCCTAAGCGTTGGAATTACTTTTGAAATTGAGCGTTCTGGTGGAACAATTGATGGTGTCAGTGACGAATCCTATTTGACGATTTCTTCTGACCAGTTTGGAGTCTTGAAAGTAGGATCAACTATGGGTGTTTCTTATGGTTTATCCAATCATCATTGGGATGTCGGTGTGTTGATGGATGATGGGGTCCATCAGTTTTTTGCCGTGAATGCCTTGGGTGATGAAATTGATACGACCCATAATACGTCAGATGGACATAAGATAATTTATTTGTCACCAAATCTTGCGGGTCTTCAAGCTGGTTTTTCTTATGGGCTCATTGATGAATCTAACCTGGGTACGGTGGATACTCAAGCAGAAGGCAACGATTTGCAATATAATGCAGGGGTTGTTTATAACGCTACTTATGAGGACCTGAGTGTCAGTGTTGATTTAAATTACGAGCTTATTGAAGACGGAGGCTTAACTGGGGGCGGCACAATATCGGCACTAACAGAAGGTACTGATCAGGTTAAGAATGAAGAATCCTGGCGTGCCGGGTTTACAATTTCTCAAAAAAACTGGACCATTTCCGGGGCTTTTTTGGAAACAGACAATAAAGGCACTGTGACTGGGAAGGAGTCAACTGCTTGGGAAGCTGGTGTGACTTATAAGATGGGACCATATGGTTTTTCAGCAGGTTATTTTAATCGTCAAACTGAAGATTCCGGTTTATCTGGTGCGTTGGAAGACACGACAGACCTGTATCTTCTTTCAGCCTCTTACAAGCTTGGCCCAGGCGTGACATTAGCAGGCTCACTTACCAATATTGTCACCGATGATGCTTCAGATCGTTCTCCTAATCAAACGGACGAGGGGTCAAACTGGGCATTAATCACAGGTATTAAAGCTCATTTTTAG
- the leuS gene encoding leucine--tRNA ligase, which translates to MARYNFKETESKWQSYWDKNETFKVTEDPEREKYYVLEMFPYPSGRIHMGHVRNYTLGDVVARYKKAQGFNVLHPMGWDAFGLPAENAAMDAGVHPGKWTYKNIEDMRAQLKTMGLSYDWDREIATCDPDYYKHEQKMFLDFLKNDLVYRKESWVNWDPVENTVLANEQVVDGCGWRSGAPVERRKLNQWFLKITDYAEDLRVALQSLDRWPEKVRIMQENWIGKSEGMRLTWDLVDRDDSLEVYTTRPDTLFGASFCAISANHPLATELAENNTELQAFVEECNKMGTSEEAIEKAEKKGINTGLKVKHPLDDSWELPVYVANFVLMEYGTGAIFGCPSGDQRDLDFARKYDLPVVPVVAPKDMDKPEEFSIENEAFTDDGVMINSDFMTGMSVAEAKKAIFAKCAQMNIGEKETNYRLRDWGVSRQRYWGCPIPIIHCGDCGIVEVPAEDLPVSLPEDVTFDKPGNPLDHHPTWKHVDCPKCGKAAVRETDTFDTFFESSWYFARYCSPTADNSIDKAAADYWMSVDQYIGGVEHAVLHLLYSRFFTRALKKCGYLSADEPFAGLLTQGMICHETYKDADGNWMFPSDAIAGNDGKLVHKNDGRPVDVGASIKMSKSKKNVVDPELIISTYGADTARLFMLSDSPPERDLEWTDSGVDGAWRYLNRLWRLITEPKAPYAGKDTAQPANLSADAQKLRSQVHKTIMAVTDDLAKFHFNKAVARLRELTNALGNLDGVEGDDSWVLREGYEYLVRLLAPMTPHISAELWAELGHDSILCEVDWPVADDSLLVEDTVILPIQINGKRRDQLEVAKDLDPKEVEKLALASEKVQAALDGKPAKKVIVVPNRIINVVA; encoded by the coding sequence ATGGCCCGTTATAATTTTAAAGAAACCGAATCCAAATGGCAGTCCTACTGGGATAAGAACGAGACTTTTAAAGTCACGGAAGATCCTGAACGTGAAAAATACTATGTCCTGGAAATGTTCCCCTACCCGTCTGGGCGGATTCACATGGGCCATGTGCGCAACTATACCCTTGGCGATGTGGTTGCCCGTTATAAAAAGGCACAAGGGTTTAATGTGCTGCACCCCATGGGCTGGGATGCCTTTGGTCTGCCGGCAGAAAATGCGGCCATGGATGCCGGTGTTCATCCGGGTAAATGGACTTATAAGAATATCGAAGACATGCGGGCTCAACTGAAAACCATGGGTCTGTCTTATGATTGGGATCGTGAAATCGCCACCTGTGATCCAGACTATTACAAACATGAACAGAAAATGTTCCTGGATTTCCTCAAAAATGATCTGGTTTATCGCAAAGAAAGCTGGGTCAACTGGGATCCGGTAGAAAATACAGTTTTGGCCAATGAACAGGTTGTTGATGGCTGTGGCTGGCGTTCTGGTGCGCCTGTGGAACGCCGCAAGCTGAACCAATGGTTCCTGAAAATCACCGATTATGCTGAAGACCTGCGAGTCGCCTTGCAATCACTTGATCGCTGGCCGGAAAAAGTCCGCATCATGCAGGAAAACTGGATCGGTAAATCCGAAGGCATGCGCCTGACTTGGGATCTTGTTGACCGCGACGATTCGCTGGAAGTTTATACCACCCGCCCGGATACCCTTTTTGGGGCCTCTTTCTGTGCTATTTCCGCCAACCACCCCCTGGCAACGGAACTGGCCGAAAACAATACAGAACTGCAAGCCTTTGTTGAAGAATGCAACAAGATGGGTACTTCGGAAGAAGCCATTGAAAAAGCAGAGAAAAAAGGCATTAACACCGGCCTGAAAGTGAAACACCCGCTAGATGACAGTTGGGAGCTGCCTGTTTATGTCGCCAACTTCGTTTTGATGGAATATGGCACAGGTGCGATCTTTGGCTGCCCAAGCGGGGACCAACGTGACCTTGATTTTGCCCGCAAATATGACCTGCCGGTTGTGCCGGTTGTGGCACCGAAGGATATGGACAAGCCGGAAGAGTTTTCAATCGAAAATGAAGCCTTCACCGACGATGGTGTCATGATCAATTCTGATTTTATGACAGGCATGAGTGTGGCTGAGGCCAAAAAGGCGATTTTTGCCAAATGTGCCCAAATGAATATCGGGGAAAAAGAAACCAATTATCGCCTGCGTGACTGGGGTGTATCGCGTCAACGCTATTGGGGCTGCCCGATTCCCATCATTCATTGCGGGGATTGCGGTATCGTAGAAGTCCCGGCTGAAGACTTGCCCGTCAGCCTTCCAGAAGATGTGACTTTTGATAAACCCGGCAACCCGCTGGACCATCACCCCACATGGAAACATGTGGATTGCCCGAAATGTGGCAAAGCCGCTGTTCGTGAAACCGACACATTTGATACGTTCTTTGAATCAAGCTGGTATTTCGCCCGTTATTGTTCGCCAACAGCCGACAACAGTATTGATAAAGCAGCCGCTGATTACTGGATGTCAGTTGACCAATATATCGGCGGGGTGGAACATGCCGTGCTTCACCTGCTTTATTCCCGTTTCTTCACCCGTGCTCTGAAAAAATGCGGCTATCTTTCTGCAGATGAACCCTTTGCCGGTCTTTTGACCCAAGGGATGATCTGTCATGAAACCTATAAGGATGCCGATGGTAACTGGATGTTCCCAAGCGATGCGATCGCAGGTAATGATGGCAAACTGGTTCATAAAAATGATGGCCGCCCGGTTGATGTGGGTGCTTCCATCAAAATGTCAAAATCCAAAAAGAACGTGGTGGACCCTGAGCTGATTATCTCGACCTATGGCGCAGATACGGCGCGCTTGTTCATGCTATCTGACAGCCCGCCGGAACGTGATCTGGAATGGACAGACAGCGGTGTGGATGGGGCCTGGCGTTATCTCAACCGTTTGTGGCGCTTGATCACAGAACCCAAAGCACCTTATGCAGGCAAAGATACAGCACAACCTGCAAACCTGTCTGCTGATGCACAGAAACTGCGTTCACAAGTTCACAAGACCATTATGGCTGTGACCGATGATCTGGCAAAATTCCACTTTAACAAAGCTGTCGCCCGTCTGCGTGAATTGACCAATGCGTTGGGTAATCTGGATGGTGTTGAAGGTGATGATTCCTGGGTCTTGCGTGAAGGTTATGAATATCTCGTACGTCTTCTCGCCCCTATGACACCTCATATTTCAGCAGAACTCTGGGCAGAACTGGGGCATGACAGTATTCTGTGTGAAGTCGACTGGCCTGTTGCCGATGACAGCTTGCTGGTTGAAGATACAGTCATTTTGCCGATCCAAATCAACGGGAAACGCCGTGACCAGCTAGAAGTTGCCAAAGATTTAGACCCGAAAGAAGTTGAAAAACTGGCTTTGGCTTCTGAAAAAGTTCAGGCAGCACTGGATGGCAAACCTGCAAAAAAAGTCATTGTTGTACCAAACCGGATTATCAATGTTGTTGCATAA
- a CDS encoding L,D-transpeptidase family protein has product MNLVIQGKTLSFGAKSYPCAIGKGGVRADKREGDGASPIGSFAIRRILYRADRVSKPETRLPVKAIGKQDGWCDDPDHILYNRAICLPFKGSHEKLWREDHIYDIIVILGHNDAPPVAGKGSAIFFHLARENYEGTEGCIAVKQAHMFEILKAVDETSRIEIG; this is encoded by the coding sequence ATGAATTTAGTTATTCAGGGAAAAACCCTGTCTTTCGGTGCTAAAAGCTATCCCTGTGCCATTGGCAAAGGCGGCGTCCGTGCTGATAAACGTGAAGGTGACGGGGCCAGCCCCATTGGCAGCTTTGCGATCCGCCGCATCCTTTATCGCGCCGACCGGGTTTCAAAACCTGAGACCCGCCTGCCTGTCAAAGCGATTGGAAAGCAGGATGGCTGGTGCGATGACCCGGACCATATTCTCTATAATCGCGCAATCTGTCTCCCCTTTAAAGGGTCTCATGAGAAGCTTTGGCGCGAGGATCATATCTACGATATCATCGTCATTCTCGGCCACAATGATGCCCCACCTGTTGCTGGCAAAGGCAGTGCGATTTTCTTTCACCTTGCACGGGAAAACTATGAAGGGACAGAAGGCTGTATTGCGGTCAAACAAGCCCATATGTTTGAAATTTTAAAAGCGGTTGATGAAACCAGCCGTATTGAAATCGGCTAA
- a CDS encoding thiamine phosphate synthase, translated as MSQVVSELARRLNRLNAKGKKFPHLIFMTDMERLPDPCGLIPRLPVGSALIIRHIDKCAKKYLIKKNKYLCKKHKVKLLVSDDIDLALRYRLDGVHFSQKTAQKMAQCGYIKRPKPGFIFSAACHNEQALRAAQHIHCDIALISPIFPTQSHPTAITKKALGFQRLAKKTDLACYGLGGINKKTAFHLQHTKTCGFAGISGLL; from the coding sequence ATGTCCCAAGTCGTATCAGAGCTTGCGCGCAGGCTCAATCGCTTGAATGCAAAAGGCAAAAAATTTCCCCATCTTATTTTCATGACGGATATGGAACGACTCCCTGACCCCTGTGGTCTGATTCCACGCCTACCTGTGGGGTCCGCGCTGATTATTCGCCATATTGACAAGTGCGCAAAAAAATACTTAATTAAAAAAAACAAATACTTATGCAAAAAACATAAAGTAAAACTTCTGGTTTCTGATGATATAGATCTTGCCTTGCGCTATCGCCTTGACGGGGTGCATTTTTCACAGAAGACAGCACAGAAAATGGCCCAGTGTGGATATATAAAACGGCCTAAACCAGGTTTTATTTTTTCCGCAGCCTGTCATAACGAACAAGCCCTGAGAGCTGCCCAGCATATTCATTGTGATATCGCATTGATTTCACCGATCTTTCCCACCCAAAGTCACCCAACAGCAATAACAAAGAAAGCTCTTGGTTTTCAAAGACTTGCCAAAAAGACAGACCTTGCCTGCTACGGCCTCGGCGGCATCAACAAAAAAACTGCATTCCACCTGCAACACACAAAAACCTGTGGCTTTGCCGGAATCAGCGGTCTTCTTTAA
- a CDS encoding DUF3576 domain-containing protein — translation MGAILLTACEGMEITGPDTFDRPNDKWQQVDKERESIFGEGGLSFGGADEKRKGQGGTGIGVNAFLWRATLDTVSFMPLASADPFGGVILTDWHSTSNSPNERYKLNIYIIGQALRADGIRVAAFRQVKNGANEWQSVAIDPKAVTDIENAILTRARQLRSESMTQ, via the coding sequence ATGGGAGCGATCTTGCTAACTGCTTGTGAAGGAATGGAAATTACCGGTCCTGATACCTTTGATCGGCCCAATGATAAATGGCAACAAGTCGATAAAGAAAGAGAATCCATTTTCGGTGAAGGTGGTCTTTCCTTTGGTGGAGCTGATGAAAAACGCAAAGGTCAAGGGGGCACAGGCATTGGCGTCAACGCCTTTTTATGGCGTGCAACACTGGATACCGTTTCTTTCATGCCGCTGGCTTCGGCCGACCCGTTTGGCGGGGTCATTTTGACAGACTGGCATAGCACCAGCAATTCCCCAAATGAGCGTTATAAGCTGAATATCTATATTATTGGTCAGGCACTGCGCGCAGACGGCATTCGAGTCGCTGCCTTTCGTCAGGTTAAAAATGGGGCCAATGAATGGCAATCCGTTGCCATTGACCCCAAAGCCGTCACCGATATTGAAAATGCAATTTTGACCCGAGCGCGCCAACTGCGCAGCGAAAGCATGACACAATAA
- the ribA gene encoding GTP cyclohydrolase II, with product MTNQTFLKMPHRLSITLSDSNSTDYTPSLLAVDRALSDLRRGQIVAIEGESGEVTLTLAAEGATKTTIQRLKDLSGAFPHLILTTARVHTLGLGSFSTKAVRAEMGKALRPDLIEGLVNPLASISKNDFFDIPFKEVPLQSGENASIGLAKLSRLIPASITATITVDDFKAFIEKENLIGLKKQDIFGYEEAAARSLRAVSDAQVPLADAPNTKIVAFRPSDGGIEHFAIIIGEPDPKDPVLIRIHSECFTGDLVGSLRCDCGDQLRGAIRSIAEHGSGVLLYLAQEGRGIGLVNKLRAYKLQDTGVDTFDANEQLGFDADERVYLPAAQMLEHLGVAQVRLMTNNPEKVRVLQACEVDVTERVEHAFPTNQHNEPYIIAKATKGGHYL from the coding sequence TTGACCAACCAAACGTTTTTGAAAATGCCCCATCGCCTGTCCATTACCCTAAGCGACTCTAACTCGACTGACTATACACCGTCTTTGCTGGCGGTTGACCGCGCCCTGAGCGATCTACGTCGCGGCCAAATTGTTGCTATTGAAGGGGAAAGTGGCGAAGTCACCCTGACCTTGGCTGCAGAAGGGGCAACAAAAACGACAATTCAACGGCTGAAAGATTTATCCGGGGCTTTCCCCCATCTGATTTTGACCACCGCCCGCGTCCATACTCTGGGTCTTGGCAGCTTTAGTACCAAGGCCGTGCGCGCTGAAATGGGCAAAGCCCTGCGCCCCGACCTGATCGAAGGTTTGGTCAATCCCCTGGCAAGCATTTCTAAAAACGATTTTTTCGATATTCCTTTCAAGGAAGTCCCCCTGCAAAGTGGGGAAAATGCCTCTATCGGTCTGGCAAAATTATCCCGCCTGATCCCGGCTTCGATCACAGCCACCATTACGGTTGATGATTTCAAGGCATTCATTGAAAAAGAAAACCTCATCGGCTTGAAAAAACAGGATATCTTTGGCTATGAAGAGGCTGCCGCCCGTTCATTACGCGCCGTCAGTGATGCCCAGGTTCCGCTAGCCGATGCACCCAATACCAAAATCGTTGCCTTTCGCCCCTCAGACGGGGGCATTGAACATTTCGCCATTATCATTGGTGAACCAGATCCCAAAGACCCTGTTTTAATTCGCATTCACTCAGAATGTTTTACCGGCGACCTTGTCGGGTCGTTGCGTTGTGATTGTGGGGATCAGCTGCGCGGGGCCATTCGCTCTATTGCTGAACACGGCAGTGGCGTTTTGCTTTATCTTGCCCAGGAAGGTCGCGGCATTGGTCTGGTCAATAAGCTGCGTGCTTACAAGCTGCAAGATACAGGTGTAGATACATTTGATGCCAACGAACAGCTTGGTTTTGATGCCGATGAGCGTGTTTATCTGCCTGCGGCCCAAATGCTGGAACATCTAGGCGTTGCCCAAGTCCGTCTGATGACCAACAACCCGGAAAAAGTCCGTGTTCTTCAAGCCTGCGAAGTGGATGTGACAGAACGGGTCGAACATGCCTTTCCCACCAATCAGCATAATGAACCCTATATCATCGCCAAGGCGACCAAGGGCGGGCATTATCTTTAA
- a CDS encoding porin, whose translation MKKLLVASTALVAFAAVSTSAQAADPIKLSISGYMNQWVGYSDNEDDNGAANYSEVGTFSDAEIFFRGSTKLDNGLTVGVTIDTERSGGSDGASDDTYLSVSADNLGTVKIGNTKGAAYGFNTLHGDVGLGLSGTDATTFARNELDSSLSTETSGSDGHKVVYLTPNFGGVQAGFSYGLVPEANLGTADTLSSGNDIQYDAAIGYNGDLNGVSVGADLSYVYVEYGGLTGGGAASTTAGSETDGTDQIKNEETLRGGISVGAAGFTVTAAYLQKENVGGVTDKDSEVWEAGVVYETGPYAVSLGYLNQSDEDSGLSTAKEDESELWILSASRDLGAGVSVAGSVFNVDTDDASDNAANQTDEGSNWGIAAGLLVSF comes from the coding sequence ATGAAAAAGCTTCTCGTAGCTTCTACTGCTCTCGTTGCTTTTGCTGCAGTTTCTACATCTGCACAAGCTGCTGACCCGATCAAATTATCTATCTCTGGTTACATGAACCAGTGGGTTGGTTATTCTGATAATGAAGACGATAATGGTGCAGCTAACTATTCTGAAGTTGGCACATTCTCTGATGCAGAAATCTTTTTCCGTGGTTCCACCAAACTGGATAATGGCCTGACTGTTGGTGTAACAATCGACACAGAACGTTCAGGTGGTTCTGACGGTGCATCTGATGATACATACCTATCTGTTTCTGCTGATAACCTCGGTACAGTCAAAATTGGTAACACAAAAGGTGCAGCTTATGGTTTCAACACACTGCACGGTGATGTAGGTCTCGGCCTGTCTGGTACAGATGCAACAACGTTTGCACGTAACGAACTGGATAGCTCTTTGTCCACAGAAACTTCTGGTTCTGACGGTCACAAAGTTGTGTACTTGACACCAAACTTCGGTGGCGTACAAGCTGGTTTCTCTTACGGCTTGGTTCCAGAAGCAAACCTTGGTACTGCTGATACATTGTCTTCTGGCAACGACATCCAGTATGATGCGGCAATCGGTTACAATGGCGACCTCAATGGTGTTTCTGTTGGTGCTGACCTGAGCTATGTTTATGTTGAATACGGTGGCCTGACTGGTGGTGGCGCTGCTTCTACAACAGCTGGTAGCGAAACTGACGGCACTGACCAAATCAAAAACGAAGAAACACTGCGTGGTGGTATTTCTGTAGGGGCTGCTGGTTTCACAGTGACTGCTGCATACCTGCAAAAAGAAAACGTTGGTGGCGTAACTGACAAAGATTCTGAAGTTTGGGAAGCTGGTGTTGTTTACGAAACTGGCCCATACGCTGTCTCTTTGGGTTACTTGAACCAGTCTGACGAAGATTCTGGTCTGTCTACTGCGAAAGAAGACGAATCTGAACTGTGGATCCTGTCTGCTTCCCGCGATCTGGGCGCTGGCGTATCTGTAGCTGGTTCTGTTTTCAATGTTGACACAGACGACGCTTCTGACAACGCTGCAAACCAAACAGACGAAGGTTCCAACTGGGGCATCGCTGCTGGTCTGCTCGTTTCTTTCTAA
- a CDS encoding porin has protein sequence MKKLLVASTALVAFAAVSTSAQAADPIKLSISGFMNQWAGYSDNENDNGAANYSQIGTHSDVEIYFRGSTKLDNGLTVGVNIDTERSGGTDGDSDDTFLSVSGDALGTVKIGSTKGVSYGLGNKHGDVGVGLDDGIGTKFVNTGLATANDSNRISTLTNGNDGHKVVYLTPNFGGIQAGFSYGLVSEGNVGTADLQDANNDIQYNAGIAYKGDFGGVAVGADINYEMFEDGGLTGGGATSATTEGLDQVKNEETIRAGLSVSTAGFTVAASYIDTDNVNFVTDQDTQAWEVGVKYATGPYAVSAAYFQRETEDSGLSTAKEDTLDVILVSGSYNLGAGVTLAGSVLHIESDDASDNSANQTDEGSNWGVIAGLKVAF, from the coding sequence ATGAAAAAGCTTCTCGTAGCTTCTACTGCTCTCGTTGCTTTCGCTGCAGTTTCTACTTCTGCACAAGCTGCTGACCCGATCAAACTGTCCATCTCTGGTTTCATGAACCAGTGGGCTGGTTATTCTGACAACGAAAACGATAACGGCGCAGCTAACTACTCCCAAATTGGTACTCACTCTGACGTAGAAATCTACTTCCGTGGTTCTACTAAACTGGACAACGGCCTGACTGTTGGTGTGAATATCGACACAGAACGTTCTGGTGGTACTGATGGTGATTCTGACGACACATTCCTGTCTGTTTCTGGTGATGCACTGGGTACTGTCAAAATCGGTTCTACAAAAGGCGTTTCTTACGGCTTGGGTAACAAGCACGGTGATGTCGGTGTAGGTCTTGACGATGGTATCGGTACTAAATTCGTAAATACTGGTTTGGCAACAGCAAATGATTCAAACCGTATTTCTACACTGACAAATGGTAACGATGGTCACAAAGTTGTTTATCTGACGCCGAACTTCGGCGGCATCCAAGCTGGTTTCTCTTATGGTCTGGTTAGTGAAGGTAACGTTGGTACAGCAGACCTGCAAGACGCTAATAACGACATCCAGTATAATGCTGGCATCGCCTATAAGGGTGACTTCGGTGGTGTAGCTGTTGGCGCTGACATCAACTATGAAATGTTCGAAGATGGTGGCCTGACTGGTGGTGGCGCAACTTCTGCTACTACAGAAGGTCTTGACCAGGTTAAAAACGAAGAGACTATTCGCGCTGGTCTGTCTGTAAGCACTGCTGGTTTCACTGTTGCAGCATCTTACATTGATACAGATAATGTTAATTTCGTAACTGACCAAGACACTCAAGCTTGGGAAGTTGGTGTTAAATATGCAACTGGCCCGTATGCTGTTTCTGCAGCTTACTTCCAGCGTGAAACAGAAGACTCTGGTCTGTCTACTGCTAAAGAAGACACTCTGGACGTGATTTTGGTTTCTGGTTCTTACAACTTGGGCGCTGGCGTCACTCTGGCGGGTTCTGTTCTGCACATCGAATCTGACGATGCTTCTGACAACTCTGCTAACCAGACTGATGAAGGTTCCAACTGGGGCGTTATCGCTGGTCTGAAAGTTGCGTTCTAA
- the holA gene encoding DNA polymerase III subunit delta: MKISAGKADGFIKNPPSDIRCILLFGPDQGLVFERSKALAAYTLDDINDPFNTVVLQASDVKSDPAIIADEAAAMSLTGGRRFIRIQDAADSLTSAFKTYFSDPLGDAIIVLEAGELSARSTLRKLFEGDKSLAAAVACYGDEGRNLSEVIAQTLQKHGLRADRDAMGYLLNHLGSDRQVSRGELEKLAIYMGDETMVTMDHAMACVGDSGAFSLDNVIMSAANGDHGGLETALMRCFDEGNQPIMILRMLARHFHRLHMAKGSISKGYNADEALKKLRPPVIFKQAPAFKKQLASWDLKRIAMAMEVITQAEMDCKVTGNPPETVCSRALMRIAQAARARR, translated from the coding sequence ATGAAAATCAGTGCAGGCAAAGCCGATGGTTTTATCAAAAACCCGCCGTCTGATATCCGCTGTATTCTCCTGTTTGGGCCAGATCAGGGCCTTGTTTTTGAACGTTCTAAAGCACTGGCGGCTTATACACTGGATGATATCAATGACCCGTTTAATACGGTCGTTTTGCAAGCCAGTGATGTCAAAAGCGATCCCGCGATTATCGCCGATGAAGCTGCTGCCATGTCCTTAACAGGCGGGCGGCGTTTTATCCGTATACAAGATGCAGCTGATAGTTTGACCTCAGCCTTTAAAACTTATTTCTCAGACCCTTTAGGGGATGCGATCATTGTTCTAGAAGCAGGTGAACTCTCTGCGCGTTCCACTTTACGCAAGCTGTTTGAAGGCGATAAATCACTCGCTGCTGCTGTGGCCTGTTACGGGGATGAGGGGCGAAACCTGTCTGAAGTTATTGCACAAACTTTACAAAAGCATGGGCTACGTGCTGATCGTGATGCCATGGGATACCTGCTTAATCACTTGGGCTCAGACCGTCAGGTCAGCCGGGGTGAGCTGGAAAAGCTTGCTATTTACATGGGGGATGAAACCATGGTCACAATGGACCATGCCATGGCCTGTGTTGGCGATAGTGGAGCATTTTCACTGGATAACGTGATCATGTCTGCGGCCAATGGTGATCATGGCGGACTTGAAACGGCCTTAATGCGGTGTTTTGATGAAGGTAATCAGCCCATCATGATCTTGCGCATGCTGGCACGTCATTTTCATCGTCTTCATATGGCAAAAGGCAGCATAAGCAAAGGCTATAACGCAGATGAAGCCTTAAAAAAACTACGCCCGCCTGTGATCTTTAAACAAGCCCCGGCTTTTAAAAAACAGCTTGCAAGCTGGGACCTGAAACGTATTGCCATGGCGATGGAGGTTATCACACAGGCTGAAATGGACTGTAAAGTCACTGGGAATCCGCCGGAAACAGTCTGCTCACGTGCCTTAATGCGCATTGCCCAAGCTGCACGTGCCCGGCGTTAA
- a CDS encoding YggS family pyridoxal phosphate-dependent enzyme, with translation MGIADNLSQVKHSIEEAAEQANRDLCEIELVAVSKVHTEETIRPVLDTGHRIFGENRVQEAQGKWPALKEAFDRVQLHLIGGLQTNKVKEAVGLFDVIETVDRPKLARALAREIQVQNREVGIYIQVNTGEEDQKGGCLPAEADELIGLCRDELQLNVLGLMCIPPAEEEPSLHFAFLREIAKRNGLSKLSMGMSGDYEAAIRFGATSVRVGTAIFGQRPKKA, from the coding sequence ATGGGTATTGCAGATAATCTTTCCCAAGTGAAGCATTCAATTGAAGAGGCTGCTGAACAGGCCAATCGTGATCTGTGTGAGATCGAACTGGTTGCTGTCAGCAAAGTCCATACGGAAGAGACCATCCGGCCTGTTCTGGACACTGGTCATCGTATCTTTGGGGAAAACCGTGTACAGGAAGCCCAAGGCAAATGGCCTGCTTTAAAAGAGGCTTTTGATAGGGTGCAGCTTCACCTTATTGGTGGTCTGCAAACTAATAAAGTGAAAGAGGCGGTTGGGCTTTTTGATGTGATTGAAACGGTAGATCGCCCTAAACTGGCCCGCGCTTTGGCTCGTGAAATACAGGTCCAAAACCGTGAAGTCGGGATTTATATTCAGGTTAATACCGGGGAAGAAGACCAAAAAGGGGGGTGCCTGCCCGCAGAAGCCGATGAACTCATTGGGTTATGTCGCGATGAGCTTCAGCTGAATGTGCTTGGCTTGATGTGTATTCCCCCGGCAGAGGAAGAGCCCAGCTTGCATTTTGCTTTTTTGCGTGAAATTGCCAAACGTAACGGGCTTTCAAAACTCAGCATGGGGATGAGCGGGGATTATGAAGCCGCCATTCGTTTTGGCGCGACCTCTGTGCGTGTGGGCACGGCTATTTTTGGGCAACGTCCGAAAAAGGCTTAG